ATCCTGGTCCATCAGATGAACAATCCACGACCGGATCATCTCCATATTGGCTTTCGCCGGTGATGGTATCGCAAACGTCTCTTCTAAAAAGGTACTAAATGTCGTTAAATCGTTCCGGTAGGCAAGGAGCGTGTGTGCGGAACTCCGTTTTTCGGTTTGCAGGTATCTAATAAATTGATTCACGCTCATATAAACAGAAAAAACTTTGATTCAAAGATAAGAAATCTTTTTACTGAATCAAAGTTTTTTCTCTCGAAAAATCCTAAAAAAGCTTAACTAACCTTGTTCGGCCTGACGGAGCTTCTGAATGTAAATGGCTTTCAGTTTTTGCTCTCTTCTTCTCACGGAAGGTTTGGTGTAACGTTGACGTTCGCGCAAAGCACGCATGGTACCGGTTTTTTCAAACTTCCGTTTGAAACGTTTCAGGGCTCTGTCAATGTTTTCGCCTTCTTTTACAGGAATAATAATCATTGTAAATACCTACTTTCTTTTTAGTTAATAATAAAAAATGATTATTTCGGACGGCAAAAGTATAAAAATTTTGAATAATCCCTTCACCGCAATAAAATTTATTGTGTAAAGTTGGTGTTGGCTAATTTTTATTTTGATGTATTGATAATATCTTCATTATTAT
The sequence above is drawn from the Candidatus Sulfidibacterium hydrothermale genome and encodes:
- the rpsU gene encoding 30S ribosomal protein S21, whose amino-acid sequence is MIIIPVKEGENIDRALKRFKRKFEKTGTMRALRERQRYTKPSVRRREQKLKAIYIQKLRQAEQG